A window from Methylococcus mesophilus encodes these proteins:
- a CDS encoding GGDEF domain-containing protein: MDPYTLYTLLTLASVGKAGMIVLVAPQYPGRITRAMHSWALGGLMMGMNFALVVLAARDLVPGPVALGGAATLGIGGTILVFVAVQELRERIYSRFTLLGVFLFTAVSNACTLYAGYNKLRIITNSALAAAVFFMITYALLRSAPPSGRSIYRVTGVLALAISVVLAIRAVNPLILGSPIVHPMDENWVQQLTYSAILIGNLLGSLCFGLIVAEELNAELHQLASFDSLTRIYNRRVFENLATEELLRARTKREPVSLLMIDIDHFKQVNDRYGHAAGDAALVRVAETMEESLRHRDLFCRYGGEEFGVLLPATAQELAQRIADRLRFATMRAGFRYGEEDIPLTVSIGVACIDRPPYDLSLIKHNADRALYIAKQTGRNRVAVV, from the coding sequence ATGGATCCCTACACCCTCTATACCCTCCTGACGCTGGCTTCCGTAGGCAAGGCCGGCATGATCGTCCTGGTCGCTCCCCAATATCCCGGCCGAATCACCCGCGCCATGCATTCGTGGGCGTTGGGAGGGCTGATGATGGGGATGAATTTCGCACTCGTCGTCCTTGCCGCCAGAGATCTGGTTCCGGGACCGGTCGCGCTGGGCGGGGCGGCCACGCTCGGGATCGGGGGAACCATCCTGGTCTTCGTCGCGGTGCAGGAACTGCGGGAGCGCATCTACAGCAGGTTCACACTGCTTGGCGTGTTCTTGTTTACCGCAGTCAGTAACGCCTGCACCCTCTACGCCGGTTATAACAAACTCCGCATCATTACGAACAGCGCGTTGGCCGCTGCGGTGTTCTTTATGATCACGTACGCCCTTCTCCGATCGGCTCCCCCCTCCGGCCGGTCGATTTACCGGGTGACCGGTGTCCTGGCTCTCGCGATCAGCGTGGTCCTGGCGATACGCGCAGTAAATCCGCTCATCCTGGGTTCACCGATAGTCCATCCCATGGACGAAAACTGGGTGCAGCAATTGACGTATTCCGCCATCCTGATAGGAAACCTCTTGGGCTCCCTGTGTTTCGGACTGATCGTCGCCGAGGAGCTCAACGCCGAACTGCATCAACTGGCATCGTTCGACTCGCTCACCCGGATCTACAACCGGCGCGTCTTCGAAAACCTCGCCACCGAGGAATTGCTCCGGGCCCGCACAAAGCGGGAGCCGGTCTCGTTGCTCATGATCGACATCGATCATTTCAAGCAGGTCAACGATCGTTACGGTCATGCCGCGGGCGACGCCGCCCTCGTCAGGGTTGCGGAGACCATGGAAGAAAGCCTGCGGCATCGCGATCTGTTTTGCCGCTACGGCGGCGAGGAGTTCGGCGTTCTGCTGCCGGCAACCGCGCAGGAACTGGCACAGCGCATCGCAGATCGCCTGCGCTTCGCGACGATGCGCGCCGGTTTCCGCTACGGCGAAGAAGACATACCGCTTACAGTGAGCATCGGCGTTGCCTGTATCGATCGGCCACCCTACGATTTGTCCCTGATCAAGCACAACGCCGACCGCGCGCTCTACATCGCCAAGCAGACCGGGCGCAACCGCGTGGCGGTCGTCTGA